Proteins co-encoded in one Candidatus Methylomirabilota bacterium genomic window:
- the tsaD gene encoding tRNA (adenosine(37)-N6)-threonylcarbamoyltransferase complex transferase subunit TsaD — protein MLVLGIESSCDETAAAVLADGRRVLSSVVASQEALHAPYGGVVPELASRRHLEVIVPVVEQALAEAGVGLADLDGIVVTQGPGLVGSLLVGCSMAKALAYVAHRPLVGVNHLEGHIYASFLTDDPPVHPFLALVVSGGHTALYHAGAPLQYALVGQTRDDAAGEAFDKVGKLLGLGFPGGPVIQRAAEGGDPKAIAFPLAQMTDGARDFSFSGIKTSVSLHVKRHAPLSPAQVADVAASFQAAVVKMLVRKTVRAALHLGVKRVVLTGGVAANGPLRAALGAAAREHGIALHVPPPRLCTDNAAMITAAGTARLLAGERAPLSMNARPDWALA, from the coding sequence ATGCTGGTCCTGGGGATCGAGAGCTCGTGCGACGAGACGGCCGCGGCGGTGCTCGCTGACGGTCGGCGCGTCCTCTCGAGTGTCGTCGCCTCGCAGGAAGCCCTGCACGCCCCGTACGGCGGTGTCGTGCCCGAGCTGGCCTCGCGGCGGCACCTCGAAGTGATCGTCCCGGTCGTGGAGCAGGCGCTCGCCGAGGCGGGCGTCGGCCTGGCGGACCTGGACGGGATCGTGGTGACCCAGGGGCCAGGGCTCGTCGGCTCGCTCCTGGTCGGCTGCTCGATGGCCAAGGCGCTGGCCTACGTGGCGCACCGCCCGCTGGTGGGCGTGAATCATCTCGAGGGGCACATCTACGCCTCCTTCCTGACCGATGACCCCCCGGTCCATCCGTTCCTGGCGCTGGTCGTCTCCGGCGGCCACACCGCGCTCTACCACGCCGGGGCGCCGCTCCAGTACGCCCTGGTGGGCCAGACGCGCGATGACGCCGCCGGCGAGGCCTTCGACAAGGTCGGCAAGCTGCTCGGCCTCGGCTTCCCGGGCGGCCCCGTCATCCAGCGCGCCGCCGAGGGAGGCGACCCCAAGGCGATCGCGTTCCCGCTGGCCCAGATGACCGACGGCGCGCGGGACTTCTCGTTCAGCGGCATCAAGACGTCCGTCTCCCTCCACGTCAAGCGCCACGCGCCGTTGTCCCCGGCGCAGGTCGCCGACGTGGCCGCGTCCTTCCAGGCCGCCGTGGTCAAGATGCTGGTGCGCAAGACGGTCCGGGCCGCGCTCCACCTCGGCGTCAAGCGCGTGGTCCTCACCGGGGGCGTGGCCGCCAACGGCCCGCTGCGGGCGGCGCTGGGGGCCGCGGCCCGGGAGCACGGGATCGCGCTGCACGTTCCTCCGCCCCGGCTCTGCACCGACAACGCGGCGATGATCACGGCCGCCGGCACGGCGCGCCTCCTGGCGGGCGAACGCGCGCCGCTCTCGATGAACGCGCGCCCGGACTGGGCGCTGGCCTGA